A genome region from Serinus canaria isolate serCan28SL12 chromosome 19, serCan2020, whole genome shotgun sequence includes the following:
- the GDPD1 gene encoding lysophospholipase D GDPD1 has protein sequence MSAALYVLSTLGGYVLTSALLLKCPGLLHRPKRQRFRCRHISHRGGAGENLENTMAAFHHAVNLGTDMLELDCHLTKDEQVVVSHDENLKRSTGVDVNISDLKYSELPRYLCKLDVTFQKESQCEGTDNRIPLLQEVFEAFPETPVNIDIKMNNDVLIRKVSELVSQYKREHLTVWGNVNYEIVCKCFKENSDIATIFCAQRVLLLLGLFYTGLLPFVPFKEEFFEIPMPSIILKLKEPEKMSRSQRFVIWLADTLLMRKTLFDHLTARGIQVYIWVLNEEQEYKRAFDLGATGVMTDYPTKLKEFLHNYPA, from the exons ATGTCGGCCGCGCTCTACGTGCTCTCCACGCTGGGTGGATACGTCCTCACCTCCGCGCTTCTCCTCAAGTGCCCGGGGTTGCTCCACCGGCCCAAGCGGCAGCGCTTTCGCTGCCGGCACATCTCGCACCGCGGCG GTGCTGGAGAGAACCTGGAGAACACAATGGCAGCCTTTCACCA CGCCGTTAATTTGGGGACAGACATGTTGGAGCTGGATTGTCACCTGACAAAAGATGAGCAAGTGGTTGTGTCCCATGATGAGAACCTGAAGAGATCAACAGGAGTCGATGTCAACATATCTGACCTCAAATACTCG gaacTGCCACGCTATCTCTGCAAGTTGGATGTCACCTTTCAGAAAG AAAGTCAGTGTGAGGGGACAGACAACCGTATCCCACTCCTGCAAGAGGTGTTTGAGGCATTTCCAGAGACTCCTGTCAACATTGACATCAAAATGAACAATGACGTGTTGATCAGAAAG gtcTCAGAGCTGGTGAGCCAGTACAAGAGAGAGCATCTGACCGTGTGGGGCAATGTCAATTATGAGATTGTATGCAAGTGTTTCAAGGAG aACTCTGACATTGCCACCATCTTCTGTGCCCAGCGTGTCCTCCTGCTCCTTGGCCTGTTCTACACTGGGCTGCTGCCCTTTGTTCCCTTCAAGGAGGAGTTCTTTGAGATTCCCATGCCTTCCATCATCCTCAA GCTGAAAGAACCAGAGAAGATGTCAAGAAGTCAGAGATTTGTTATCTGGCTGGCTGACAC GCTGCTGATGAGGAAGACACTGTTTGATCACCTCACAGCTCGGGGCATCCAG GTGTACATTTGGGTATTGAATGAAGAGCAGGAATACAAGAGAGCATTTGATCTTGGAGCTACTGGAGTGATGACAGACTATCCAACCAAACTGAAGGAGTTCTTACATAATTACCCAGCatga